In a genomic window of Pokkaliibacter sp. MBI-7:
- the ccoG gene encoding cytochrome c oxidase accessory protein CcoG, with translation MSKIPVKDISPQPDVEIVDLYAKRTHIYTKSFSGLFRNLRMVAGWALLIGFFGVSWLTWDGQQAVHFDLPNRQFHIFGVTLFPQDFILLSWLLIILAFTLFFVTVFAGRLWCGYSCPQSVWTWMFMWVEKVTEGDRNQRMKLDKQRWSFNKFRKKLAKHVLWLLISLGTAFAFLGYFTPVRELLPNILHLHLGPWESWWLLFFTLATYGNAGWLREQVCIYMCPYARFQSVMFDRDTLIVSYDAARGEPRGSRKRNVDPKSVNLGDCIDCDSCVHVCPTGIDIRNGLQYECIGCAACIDVCDDIMSRMGYAKGLIRYTTEHQLEGGQTHILRPRLIGYGVALLVMTGAFFYTIGTRVPLELDIMRDRQQLYTLTPDQRIQNLYELRIANKSQQAHSYTISITAPARLELLGGNRVTLQPSEVLTHNVQLVATDKKLSPASFDVQFIIKADDADDHIEVTNRFIGPVQ, from the coding sequence ATGAGCAAGATCCCCGTCAAAGACATCTCTCCCCAGCCCGACGTCGAGATTGTCGACCTGTACGCCAAACGCACGCACATTTACACCAAATCTTTTAGCGGGCTGTTCCGTAATTTGCGCATGGTAGCGGGATGGGCACTGCTGATCGGCTTTTTCGGGGTGTCCTGGCTGACCTGGGACGGACAGCAGGCTGTTCACTTTGATCTGCCCAATCGCCAGTTTCATATTTTTGGCGTCACCCTGTTTCCACAGGACTTCATTCTGCTGTCGTGGCTACTGATCATCCTCGCCTTCACCCTGTTCTTCGTGACCGTCTTTGCCGGTCGTCTCTGGTGTGGCTACTCATGCCCTCAGAGCGTCTGGACGTGGATGTTCATGTGGGTGGAGAAAGTAACTGAAGGCGATCGCAATCAGCGTATGAAGCTGGATAAGCAGCGCTGGTCGTTCAACAAGTTCCGCAAAAAACTGGCCAAGCATGTACTTTGGCTGCTGATTTCCCTGGGGACAGCTTTTGCCTTCCTTGGTTACTTCACCCCTGTTCGCGAACTGCTACCCAATATCCTGCATCTTCACCTCGGCCCCTGGGAAAGCTGGTGGCTGCTGTTTTTCACCCTCGCCACCTACGGCAATGCCGGCTGGCTCCGTGAGCAGGTGTGCATCTACATGTGCCCCTATGCCCGCTTCCAGAGTGTGATGTTTGACCGTGATACGCTGATCGTTTCCTATGATGCTGCCCGCGGAGAACCGCGCGGTAGCCGCAAGCGTAATGTTGACCCCAAAAGCGTCAACCTTGGTGACTGTATCGACTGCGACAGCTGCGTTCATGTCTGCCCCACCGGCATCGATATTCGCAACGGTCTGCAGTACGAATGCATTGGTTGTGCTGCCTGTATTGATGTCTGTGACGACATCATGAGCCGCATGGGCTATGCCAAAGGCCTGATCCGCTATACTACGGAACACCAGCTTGAGGGCGGACAGACGCATATACTGCGACCTCGTCTGATCGGTTATGGCGTCGCGCTGCTGGTGATGACAGGGGCATTTTTTTACACCATCGGTACGCGTGTGCCACTGGAGCTGGACATCATGCGTGACCGTCAGCAGCTCTATACCCTGACGCCGGACCAGCGCATCCAGAACCTGTATGAGCTGCGCATAGCCAATAAGTCGCAGCAGGCGCATAGCTATACCATCAGCATCACGGCACCGGCGAGACTCGAGCTGCTGGGTGGCAACAGGGTTACACTGCAGCCCAGCGAGGTGCTGACTCACAATGTTCAGCTGGTGGCGACAGATAAGAAACTGTCCCCCGCCAGCTTTGATGTTCAGTTCATTATTAAAGCCGACGATGCGGATGATCATATTGAAGTCACCAACCGTTTTATCGGGCCAGTGCAATAA
- the ccoN gene encoding cytochrome-c oxidase, cbb3-type subunit I translates to MNTATEHTTYNYKVVRQFAIMTVVWGIVGMAIGVLIASQLVWPQLNFNLPWTSFGRLRPLHTNAVIFAFGGSALFATSYYVVQRTCQTRLFSDTLATFTFWGWQAIIVAAAITLPLGLTSSKEYAELEWPIDIAITIVWVCYAIVFLGTVATRKTSHIYVGNWFFMAFIITVAVLHVVNSMEIPVTMWKSYSLYAGTIDAMVQWWYGHNAVGFFLTAGFLGMMYYFVPKQAGRPIYSYRLSIVHFWALIATYIWAGGHHLHYTALPDWTQSVAMIMSLILIAPSWGGMINGMMTLSGAWHKLRTDPILRFLVVSLSFYGMSTFEGPMMSIKTVNALSHYTDWTIGHVHAGALGWVAMISIGSLYHLIPKVFGRAQMWSTNLINTHFWLATIGTVLYICAMWVNGIMQGLMWRAVNEDGTLTYSFVEAVSASHGGYMVRALGGAFFLAGMLLMAYNVWQTARRNSTVPLATAAQIA, encoded by the coding sequence ATGAACACAGCAACTGAACACACTACTTATAACTATAAGGTAGTGCGCCAGTTCGCCATTATGACGGTGGTGTGGGGTATCGTCGGTATGGCAATCGGGGTGCTGATCGCATCCCAACTGGTCTGGCCACAATTAAACTTCAACCTACCCTGGACCAGCTTTGGTCGCTTACGACCGCTGCACACGAATGCTGTGATCTTCGCCTTCGGTGGCTCCGCCCTCTTTGCCACGTCCTACTATGTTGTTCAACGTACCTGCCAGACTCGCCTGTTCTCCGACACCCTGGCCACTTTCACCTTCTGGGGCTGGCAGGCCATCATCGTCGCCGCTGCCATCACCCTGCCACTCGGACTGACCAGCTCCAAGGAATACGCTGAGCTGGAATGGCCCATCGATATTGCGATCACCATCGTCTGGGTCTGCTATGCCATCGTTTTTCTCGGCACTGTCGCCACCCGTAAAACCAGCCACATCTATGTAGGCAACTGGTTTTTTATGGCCTTTATCATCACCGTGGCCGTGCTGCATGTCGTCAACAGCATGGAAATTCCCGTCACCATGTGGAAGTCCTACTCCCTGTATGCAGGTACCATCGATGCCATGGTGCAGTGGTGGTATGGCCACAACGCCGTAGGCTTCTTCCTGACAGCTGGCTTCCTCGGCATGATGTATTACTTCGTCCCCAAACAGGCGGGGCGCCCCATCTACTCCTACCGTCTGTCCATCGTTCACTTCTGGGCACTGATCGCCACCTACATCTGGGCGGGTGGCCACCATCTGCACTACACCGCCTTACCAGACTGGACGCAGTCAGTCGCAATGATCATGTCACTGATTCTGATCGCGCCCTCCTGGGGAGGCATGATCAATGGCATGATGACGCTCTCCGGTGCCTGGCACAAACTGCGCACCGATCCGATTCTGCGCTTCCTGGTGGTGTCACTGTCCTTCTACGGCATGTCTACCTTCGAAGGACCGATGATGTCGATCAAGACTGTCAACGCCCTGTCTCACTACACAGACTGGACCATCGGCCACGTGCATGCAGGCGCTCTGGGCTGGGTTGCCATGATCTCCATCGGTTCGCTCTATCACCTCATTCCCAAGGTATTTGGCCGTGCCCAGATGTGGAGCACCAATCTGATCAATACCCACTTCTGGCTGGCAACAATAGGCACCGTGCTCTACATCTGCGCCATGTGGGTGAACGGCATCATGCAGGGGTTGATGTGGCGTGCAGTCAATGAAGACGGCACCCTCACCTACAGTTTTGTGGAAGCCGTCAGCGCCAGCCATGGCGGTTACATGGTGCGAGCACTGGGCGGAGCGTTCTTCCTCGCTGGCATGTTGCTGATGGCCTACAACGTCTGGCAAACCGCACGACGCAACAGCACCGTACCGCTGGCCACCGCCGCGCAGATCGCCTAA
- a CDS encoding cbb3-type cytochrome c oxidase subunit 3 produces the protein MEYLLAFRPWVSVIMLITFIGLFIWVANPKRSKGFNEAANLPFAEDDEEQPSSQGDTAQPHKRENKQ, from the coding sequence ATGGAATATTTACTAGCGTTTCGGCCCTGGGTGTCCGTGATCATGCTGATCACCTTTATCGGCCTCTTCATCTGGGTAGCCAATCCCAAGCGCAGCAAAGGCTTCAATGAAGCTGCCAACCTGCCTTTTGCTGAGGATGATGAAGAGCAGCCTTCATCACAGGGCGATACCGCACAACCCCACAAGCGGGAGAACAAACAATGA
- the ccoP gene encoding cytochrome-c oxidase, cbb3-type subunit III, with the protein MNLVLSVGVTLITLAVILGCFALVIQTRKSEKYKEATEQTLGHEFDGIEEYDNPLPRWWFNLFVITIVFGLVYLMLYPGLGNFQGLLGWSSKGQYNTEMAYADEHYKPVFEKYAALPIEEAAKNPVAVQMGQRLFLNNCAVCHGSQAQGGHGFPNLGDNDWLYGGAPDTILATITNGRTGGMPAWGDALGEDGIEDVANYVLSLSDQPHNADAAARGQANFQALCTACHGPDGKGQQALGAPNLTDNIWLYGGSFADITQTLRNGRAGAMPAHKDLLSADKIKLLAAYVYSLSHK; encoded by the coding sequence ATGAATCTGGTACTGAGCGTAGGGGTCACGTTAATTACCCTGGCGGTCATCCTCGGCTGTTTCGCCCTGGTGATCCAAACCCGCAAGAGTGAAAAGTACAAGGAAGCCACCGAGCAAACGCTGGGGCACGAATTTGATGGCATCGAAGAGTATGACAACCCCCTGCCGCGCTGGTGGTTCAACCTGTTCGTCATCACCATCGTGTTCGGTCTGGTGTATCTGATGCTTTACCCCGGTCTGGGTAACTTTCAGGGTTTGCTGGGCTGGTCTTCCAAAGGCCAGTACAACACCGAAATGGCCTATGCCGATGAGCACTACAAGCCCGTCTTTGAAAAATATGCAGCGCTTCCCATAGAGGAAGCGGCAAAGAATCCGGTCGCAGTACAAATGGGGCAGCGGCTATTTCTCAACAACTGCGCCGTCTGCCACGGTTCACAGGCACAGGGTGGCCACGGCTTCCCGAACCTGGGTGACAATGACTGGCTGTACGGTGGTGCCCCTGACACGATTCTGGCGACCATCACCAACGGTCGTACCGGTGGCATGCCCGCCTGGGGAGATGCACTGGGTGAGGACGGTATCGAGGACGTGGCCAACTATGTGCTTAGCCTCTCTGATCAGCCACACAATGCCGATGCGGCAGCGCGTGGTCAGGCCAACTTCCAGGCGCTCTGTACAGCCTGTCATGGACCTGATGGCAAAGGCCAGCAGGCGCTGGGAGCACCTAACCTGACCGACAACATCTGGCTGTATGGCGGCAGCTTTGCCGATATTACGCAAACACTGCGTAACGGTCGTGCAGGTGCCATGCCTGCACACAAAGACCTGCTGTCAGCCGACAAGATCAAACTGCTGGCTGCCTATGTGTACAGCCTGTCGCACAAATGA
- the ccoO gene encoding cytochrome-c oxidase, cbb3-type subunit II, with amino-acid sequence MKHDTIERNIGLMALLIILVISGGTLVENVPLFFLKETTQPGPGIKPLPPLALEGRDIYIREGCNNCHSQMIRPLRAETERYGAFSEANEFVYDHPFLWGSKRTGPDLARVGKRYSDDWHRAHLYNPRDVVPESVMPAYPWLFENELTGRDTEAKMEALRKLGVPYTDDQIATARDEVKGHKEIDAVVAYLQQLGTTKSNKR; translated from the coding sequence ATCAAGCACGATACGATAGAACGTAATATTGGCCTGATGGCACTGCTCATCATTCTGGTCATCAGCGGCGGCACCCTGGTAGAGAACGTACCGCTGTTCTTCCTCAAGGAAACCACCCAGCCCGGCCCGGGTATCAAGCCACTGCCACCGCTGGCACTGGAAGGCCGTGACATTTACATCCGTGAAGGCTGCAACAACTGCCATTCACAGATGATCCGCCCGCTGCGCGCAGAAACGGAACGCTATGGCGCCTTCAGTGAAGCCAACGAGTTTGTCTATGACCACCCCTTCCTGTGGGGCTCAAAACGCACCGGCCCGGACCTCGCCCGGGTGGGCAAGCGCTACAGTGATGACTGGCACCGCGCGCACCTGTACAACCCGCGCGACGTCGTTCCTGAGTCAGTTATGCCGGCCTACCCCTGGCTGTTTGAGAATGAGCTGACTGGCCGTGATACCGAAGCCAAGATGGAAGCTCTGCGCAAACTCGGCGTGCCCTACACCGATGACCAGATTGCAACTGCCCGGGATGAGGTCAAAGGTCATAAGGAAATCGACGCCGTCGTCGCTTATCTGCAGCAGTTGGGCACCACCAAGTCCAACAAGCGATAG